In Antarcticibacterium arcticum, the genomic stretch AATGTCTCATTATGATAGTGCCGGGCACTCTTCCTTTGGTGCCAGTGATGCTGCGAGCGGGATAGGGGTAATCCTTGAAGCTGTTAGAGCGATGCTGGCCGCAGGCGATCCCCACGAAAATGATATTATTCTTCTTTTTACTGATGGGGAAGAAATTGGCCTTCTTGGGGCACGTCTTTTTGTTGAAAAGCATCCCTGGGCGAGGAATGTTGGGCTTGCATTGAATTTTGAAGCTCGCGGAAGCGGCGGGAATTCCTTTATGCTTCTGGAGACCAATAAGGGGAATTCGGGATTGATAAAAGAGTTTATAAAGGCCAATCCACGCTTTCCGGTTACAAATTCCCTGGCTTATAGTGTCTATAAAATGCTGCCAAATGATACAGATCTTACCGTTTTGCGGGAAGAAGGTAATATAAACGGTTTTAACTTCGCTTTTATAGATGACCATTATGATTATCATACCGCCAACGATATTCCTGAAAATCTGGATATGGAAACCCTCGCACATCAGGGCAGTTATCTGGTACCGCTTTTAAATTATTTTAAAAATGCCAACCTCTCTTCTCTGGAGTCGAATGAGGATCTTATTTATTTCAGTATTCCTGGAGGTAAGATAGTAACCTATCCCTTTGCCTGGATACTTCCTATACTTATACTTGCTTTTATCTTTTTCCTGGTTGTGACGGGGTATGGAGTTTACAGAAAGCGTTTCAATTATAAAGCTATTTTTCAGGGGAGTTTAGCATTTTTGGGTAGCCTATTTGGATCAGCGATTCTGGTCTTTCTTCTTTGGCAATTTGGATTTATGATCTATGCAGAATATCCTGAAATGGAACATGGATTTACCTATAATGGGTACTGGTATATTGCGGCAGCGATCTTTCTAAGCCTGTGCATTAATTTTATGGTATATCATAAATTCCGAATTGCCGGGAAACAGACAGAATTTTTCGTATTTCCGCTTTTCTTTTGGTTGTTTCTATGCTTATTAACCGCTGTTTTCCTGAAAGGTGCTGCCTATTTTATAATACCTGCGTTATTTGCTATTCTGCAATTAGGGCTAATGCTGCGTTATAGAAGGCCAAACCTGTTTTTAATGTTTTTTTTGAGCCTGCCTGCCCTCGTTATCCTGCTACCGTTCATTCCAATTTTCCCGGTCGCACTGGGTCTTAAAATCCTGTTTGTAGCTGCAATTCTTACCACTTTATTATTTAGCCTTTTTCTGCCGGTCTTTGGATATTTTACTCAGAAAAAAGCATTGGGATTATTTTGCTTCCTAATTTTTAATATTCTTTTTATCACTGCTCATTTTAAATCCTCTTTCAATGAAAATAGGCCAAAACCCAATAGTCTGGTGTATATTTTGGATAACGATACCCAAAAAGCCAGTTGGAATTCCTATGATAAGATGATTGATGACTGGACTAAGCCTTTCTTCGGAAAAGATCCTTTACAGGTTAAGGAACATGAAGCCGGGTTTAGCAGTAAATACCGCTCTAATTTTAATTATAAAGCTGAAGCCCCCACAATTCCGCTCGCCCGGCCGGGGATTCTTTTCAATCAAATTGAAGAAACAGATTCCTTAGGATTTGCAAGATATTCCCTAAAAATAGCTCCTAACCGAAGAATAAACAGGATGGAACTTTTTGCTGACAGGAATGTGAATTTTCAGGAATTTAGAGTCAATAACCTGGAGGCAGGGGAGGTAAATCTTGGGAAGCAAGCCTTTCACATTTTTACTAAAAGATGGCAGGAGAGGCTGCTTATTTACCATGCGACCAACAGAGACACGTTAAGACTGGAATTTGTTGTGGCTCCTGAGGAATTACCGGAATTTACATTATATGAAGCGAGTTATGACCTGCTGGATAATCCGGAACTTAATGTACCTCCAAGAGAGAAAACAATGATCCCACGGCCATTTGTTCTTAATGATGCTGTTATTGTTAAGCAAACCCTGCGGCTGCCTTAAGCTAAATATTGTAGTTTTGAAGTGGATGTTGAAAAAAGATAAGAAGAGCGTGTATGAATATATCTGTTTTAGGTTGCGGATGGCTGGGATTACCTTTAGCTAAAAGATTGCTGGAAGAAGGGCATACAGTGAAAGGCTCTACAACCTCCATGGATAAAATGTCCCGGCTTACAGCTGAAGGGGTCATCCCTTATAAAATAAAAGTTTATGAGGAAGGGGTTCAGGGAGATCTAACCTCCTTTTTAAGTGATGCTGAAATTCTCATTATCGATATTCCCC encodes the following:
- a CDS encoding M28 family peptidase; this encodes MLKKISPLIILLLLVCVVWFLFFSTMPRNVEKADVPETEFSTLRAFGHVNSMAQAPHYLGSNSHSLVRNYIVNELQNMGLEVQTQEGYSLDNSGVIALSKNILARIPGNQKNGGKDLLLMSHYDSAGHSSFGASDAASGIGVILEAVRAMLAAGDPHENDIILLFTDGEEIGLLGARLFVEKHPWARNVGLALNFEARGSGGNSFMLLETNKGNSGLIKEFIKANPRFPVTNSLAYSVYKMLPNDTDLTVLREEGNINGFNFAFIDDHYDYHTANDIPENLDMETLAHQGSYLVPLLNYFKNANLSSLESNEDLIYFSIPGGKIVTYPFAWILPILILAFIFFLVVTGYGVYRKRFNYKAIFQGSLAFLGSLFGSAILVFLLWQFGFMIYAEYPEMEHGFTYNGYWYIAAAIFLSLCINFMVYHKFRIAGKQTEFFVFPLFFWLFLCLLTAVFLKGAAYFIIPALFAILQLGLMLRYRRPNLFLMFFLSLPALVILLPFIPIFPVALGLKILFVAAILTTLLFSLFLPVFGYFTQKKALGLFCFLIFNILFITAHFKSSFNENRPKPNSLVYILDNDTQKASWNSYDKMIDDWTKPFFGKDPLQVKEHEAGFSSKYRSNFNYKAEAPTIPLARPGILFNQIEETDSLGFARYSLKIAPNRRINRMELFADRNVNFQEFRVNNLEAGEVNLGKQAFHIFTKRWQERLLIYHATNRDTLRLEFVVAPEELPEFTLYEASYDLLDNPELNVPPREKTMIPRPFVLNDAVIVKQTLRLP